One Deinococcus yavapaiensis KR-236 DNA window includes the following coding sequences:
- a CDS encoding DUF3809 domain-containing protein produces MIFDAEQSFSLPYPGPHEAALAFLRDPQRSLGRVTFLQNVRVSESIVRAEMLVQVPMMGTLTLPFESELILTNDGAHLTPRTLESQAWAEVGGSGAVQGTTLDYRFAFRVHVDMPTAEKWGGAAFEKMFHATARRTLERLAKEFPDGVRAAMP; encoded by the coding sequence GTGATCTTCGACGCCGAGCAGTCCTTCTCTTTGCCGTACCCCGGGCCTCACGAGGCGGCGCTCGCGTTCCTTCGCGATCCGCAGCGTAGCCTCGGGCGTGTGACCTTCTTGCAAAACGTGCGCGTAAGCGAATCGATCGTGCGCGCCGAGATGCTCGTGCAAGTCCCGATGATGGGCACGTTGACGCTTCCGTTCGAAAGCGAGTTGATTTTGACGAACGACGGCGCGCACCTCACGCCGAGGACGCTCGAGAGTCAAGCATGGGCGGAAGTCGGAGGAAGTGGGGCCGTACAGGGAACCACGCTCGATTACCGCTTCGCGTTTCGCGTGCACGTCGACATGCCGACCGCCGAGAAGTGGGGCGGCGCGGCATTCGAGAAGATGTTTCACGCCACGGCGAGGCGAACGTTGGAGCGCCTCGCGAAAGAGTTTCCTGATGGGGTGCGCGCGGCGATGCCGTGA
- a CDS encoding DUF3248 domain-containing protein, which produces MIDTPPPDDLAEQLESLGGHLVWRLGKHEGRDEVVVRVGFASATPRFAHLPKLHSASEAELKDALASGTIVIEWVG; this is translated from the coding sequence ATGATCGACACTCCCCCGCCCGACGACCTCGCCGAGCAACTCGAAAGTCTCGGCGGACACTTGGTATGGCGACTCGGAAAGCACGAGGGACGCGACGAGGTGGTCGTGCGCGTTGGTTTCGCGTCGGCCACGCCGCGATTCGCACACTTGCCGAAGTTGCACAGCGCATCGGAAGCGGAACTCAAGGACGCGCTCGCGAGCGGCACCATCGTCATCGAGTGGGTAGGCTAA
- the nrdR gene encoding transcriptional regulator NrdR, with product MKCPYCSAPDSKVVNSRPSDEGGAIRRRRECLSCGRRFTTYERAQLEPLMVVKRDGRREAFNPDKLLRGLTLATEKRPVTPETLRAFAYGFEDEVGQTEVSSEEIGRKAMNFLRPIDEVAYIRFASVYRDFDTLERFIEEIRGLKDG from the coding sequence ATGAAGTGCCCGTACTGCTCGGCGCCCGACAGCAAGGTCGTCAACTCCCGTCCGAGCGACGAGGGCGGCGCGATTCGGCGGCGCCGCGAGTGCTTGTCGTGCGGGCGGCGCTTCACGACGTACGAGCGCGCGCAACTCGAACCGTTGATGGTCGTGAAGCGTGACGGGCGGCGCGAAGCGTTCAACCCGGACAAGTTGCTGCGCGGCTTGACGCTCGCCACGGAAAAGCGTCCTGTAACCCCGGAAACTTTGCGGGCGTTCGCGTACGGCTTCGAAGACGAGGTCGGCCAGACGGAAGTCAGTAGCGAGGAAATCGGACGCAAAGCGATGAACTTCCTGCGGCCTATCGACGAGGTGGCATACATCCGCTTCGCCAGCGTCTACCGCGATTTCGACACGCTCGAACGCTTCATCGAAGAAATTCGCGGTCTCAAGGACGGTTGA
- a CDS encoding SDR family NAD(P)-dependent oxidoreductase, translating into MEGRLDAQVIAVTSADAGYGRSVAPVLAQSGASVVLIGGNADTLAQLASHIEYEGGTAIPIKADVGVPLDWVSAQGRILEIFGALHGVVHLADKRAHSTFAQLSEGEWMELFNCNVKSSVAVAQVLRRRLPSTWLTLIGPHLDEKGLHAAPQRGALRGLAEHAHVEDLRVNVLLPSRAAAGGEHDRPLAEAVMALARPELRHLRGIVADVPLPDAPSLRPSELSLL; encoded by the coding sequence ATGGAAGGCCGTCTGGACGCTCAAGTCATCGCCGTCACGTCCGCCGACGCGGGATACGGACGCTCCGTGGCGCCCGTGCTCGCGCAATCGGGCGCCAGCGTCGTGCTGATCGGTGGAAACGCCGACACGCTCGCGCAACTCGCGTCGCACATCGAGTACGAGGGCGGCACCGCCATTCCTATCAAGGCGGACGTCGGCGTACCTCTCGACTGGGTGAGCGCGCAAGGCCGCATCCTGGAGATCTTCGGCGCCCTGCACGGCGTCGTGCACCTCGCCGACAAGCGCGCGCACAGCACGTTCGCGCAACTCAGCGAGGGTGAGTGGATGGAGCTCTTCAACTGCAACGTCAAGTCCAGCGTGGCCGTCGCGCAAGTGCTGCGGCGCCGCTTGCCGAGCACCTGGCTAACACTCATCGGGCCGCACCTCGACGAAAAGGGCCTCCACGCCGCTCCGCAGCGCGGCGCGCTGCGAGGATTGGCCGAGCACGCGCACGTCGAGGACTTGCGTGTGAACGTGCTGCTGCCGTCTCGCGCGGCGGCAGGTGGAGAGCACGACCGCCCGCTCGCCGAGGCGGTGATGGCCCTCGCGCGACCCGAGCTTCGCCACCTGCGCGGCATCGTGGCCGACGTGCCCCTGCCCGACGCGCCGTCGCTGCGCCCGAGCGAATTGTCCCTGCTATGA
- a CDS encoding NUDIX hydrolase yields MTAPSSKPPARRRRRRRGGRGGGENASAAAPVNAPKVAKTPKAPTSLPIRIGVGVIVLRGDTVLLVRERGRWSLPKGGLDPNELVAEGARREALEETGLEVEIRDLAFTLEFHAQTWGHHLQFFFHAREVGGTLGPRDPDREVQEARFVPIRELREFVRFRPRLLSLETWLRERRARHFVYNLDKEPAMLRPRRRVAAPGSPSEE; encoded by the coding sequence GTGACGGCGCCGTCGTCGAAGCCACCCGCGCGTCGGCGGCGGCGCCGTCGCGGAGGGCGCGGGGGTGGAGAAAACGCTTCCGCGGCCGCGCCCGTGAATGCTCCTAAGGTGGCGAAGACACCGAAAGCGCCGACGTCGTTGCCGATTCGCATCGGGGTGGGCGTGATCGTTTTGCGCGGCGATACCGTGCTGTTGGTGCGAGAGCGTGGTCGGTGGAGTTTGCCCAAGGGTGGGCTCGATCCCAACGAGCTCGTGGCGGAGGGTGCCAGGCGCGAGGCGTTGGAGGAGACGGGCTTGGAGGTGGAGATTCGCGACTTGGCGTTCACGCTGGAATTCCATGCCCAGACGTGGGGTCATCACCTGCAATTCTTCTTTCATGCCCGTGAGGTCGGAGGGACGTTGGGGCCGCGCGATCCGGATCGGGAAGTGCAGGAGGCTCGCTTCGTGCCGATTCGTGAACTTCGGGAGTTCGTACGCTTCCGGCCACGTTTGCTGTCACTCGAAACTTGGCTACGAGAGCGGCGCGCGCGGCACTTCGTGTACAACCTCGACAAAGAGCCGGCGATGTTGCGTCCTCGGCGGCGCGTGGCTGCGCCGGGCTCCCCGTCTGAGGAATGA